The following nucleotide sequence is from Flavobacteriales bacterium.
CCTCCCTGACCAGTTCTTCGTACACCGGATTCCACCCTTTCCATATTTCGTTTTCGCTTAATGACTCGTTGTGCCACAGACTTACAAAGAGTCCATTAACAGAACGCACCTGGTCTATCAATGGTTTCACCCGACCGATCACTTCTTCGGGTTTTAGCTTCATATAATATTTCAATGTGGCATCCATCACCTGAAAAGGAACCACTTTCAGATCGGTCCACTCTTCGCGTTCCAGGTCATAAAAATGAAACGGCGTGCAGGTGCCGGCGCGAAAGCCGATCTGTTCCGCAAAGCCCATGGTGTGGTCTTCGTGAATGTCGGCGAGCAGCAATCGCCGGTAAGTTTCCGGCATCGCCATTTTCAGAAAATGCTGGCGGCTGCGTTCCGTTTCTCTATTGAGAATGGCCGAAAGGCGCTGTGATTCAACAAGCAGTTGTTCCGGTCGCTGGTTGGAGCCGTAGGAAGGATGAACACCGGTATCGGCATAATCCGCCAGGCGCTTGATCAGGGCCTGAAACCTCCTGTTGTGCACCGACAGGTTCTTATCGTTGTGGCCATAATCTGCAACCAGGAAAAAGTAGATGGGGCGCAGGTCATAGCGTTTCTGAATATCCAGGAGTTGTTCGTAGGTATCGTACGGGTCCCTCTCCTGCCGCAGCAGCACACGTGTTCTTAAAATCACTTCATTCAGATCGAATGCTGCGAATGACTTGAGATAACCCCCGGCTGTCCGTATCAACCCCTTCTCTTTGTATGCATAGGCATTATCGATATCGACGGTGGATAGATAGCGGTACTTTCGCGGTGCCGGAGAAAAGGTGGGAAATTGTTTTTGGAGTGCATGGCCGAGTGCGATGGCCCATCGGTCCACCACGGGATCTGCGAGGAAATTCTCCTGCATGGCGAGCGATGCATGTGCCTCGAACCTTTGATGCTGATCACTGATAAAAGGAAGATATTCTTCATAGCGCGTGATCATGTAGAATGCGGCGGCAAACGGATCAAAGGGAAAGCCTGCATGAGGAGGCGAAGGAAACAATGCCTTGGTTCCCTCCCACTTTATCACACGTACCTCCTGTGGTGATACACCCCGTTCCTGAAGAATATCCGCAGGAAAAATATGCAAGGCATTGGGAATGTTCTGCTGGGAGTAATTGATCCGGGGACCGGTGAAGGCGTTGAACTGTTCCAGATCATCGGTGATCTCGAACGGTGTCCCCAGGATGTCCTGCAACAAGAATGATACCGCATAGCGTATGCGGCTCGTAGGCCTGGATGCGAACAGCAGGATCATGTTAAAACTTCAGGTGTTCCAGCAGTTGTTTGCAAATGAAGTCCGCTGCCTTTCCATCTCCGAAGATGGGTGGCGCAGGGTAATCAGAGAGCCCCCGAAGCCCCGTGACCGCATCCAGTATCCGGGTAGACTGGCTGCCGCCTGCCAATGCCGACGTGCCGTTCTCCACCAGCTCCACCCATTCAGTCTGATCCCTGAGAACAACACACGGTTTTTTGAAGAAAAAAGCTTCCTTCTGCAATCCACCTGAGTCTGTCAGGATGAGTTCCGCATTTTTCTCCAGGGCAATCATATCCAGGAAAGATACGGGTGGGATGATCTTAAAATCCTCCGTCTCCCTGATCGCCGATTCCAGTGCAGGGGCCAGATTCCGTTCCATTGCTTTCCTGGTTCTGGGATGTGCGGGAAGTACAACCACGGTGCCTTCTTCACATGCCACGGTCAGCAATGCTTCCATGATGGCATTCAGGCGGGACGGTTCGTCAGTATTGTTATCGCGGTGAACGGTGGCCAGGACAAAGCGGTCCGGTGTCAGATGGCAATCCTGCAGGATGGTGGACCTGGTTGCAGAGACATCAGCGAAGTGCAATGAATTATCATACATCACATCGCCGCAATGAAAAATACCCGGATGATCCAGGTTGAACGGAGGAGATGCTTCCGTGTCAAATCCCTCCTTTTTCAGATTTTCAATGGCGGTATGTGTGGGGCAAAATAAAAATGACGAAACGTGGTCGGCGAGAACGCGGTTCACTTCTTCCGGCATGGATTTATTGAATGAACGCAGACCCGCTTCAATGTGTGCTAGTGGCACATGCAACTTCGAAGCGGCGAGGGCACCGGCCAGGGTGGAATTGGTATCACCGTAAACCAGCACAACATCGGGTTTCTCGGTGAGGATCACCTCTTCAATCCCTTCAATCATCCGCGCGGTTTGCTTGCCATGTGACAGTGAACCGACATGCAACTGGTAGTCGGGAGCGGGAATATCCAGCTCGGTAAAGAACACTTCGGACATCTCCTTGTCGTAGTGTTGTCCGGTATGGAGGATCACTTCGGTCATGCTATCCGGGAATGTAGACCGGATGGCCCGGTTCATGGCGGAGGCCTTGATGATCTGGGGTCTGGCCCCTACGATGGTCAATAGTTTAATCATATTTTATCGGCTACAACAGTCCTTCATCGGCAAAGCTAAAATAGGCATGACCTCCGATGATCAGGTGGTCAAGTACCTGTATCTCCAGAAAATGTCCGGCGGCCTTCAGCTTTTCCGTCAGAATTTTATCGGCGTTGCTGGGCTTCACATTCCCTGAAGGGTGGTTATGACAAAGGATCACACCGCATGCGAGGTGCTCCAGTGCCAATTTAAAAATTATTTTGGGGTCGGCAACGGTACCACTCACGCCGCCACGGCTCACAGAAGCTTTGGCTATCATGCGGTTGGCCCTGTTCAGGAACAGCACCCAGAATTCTTCGTGGGAAAGATCTTCCAACACCGGAGCGATCAGATCAAAGGCATCACTGCTGCCGGAGATCGCAGGAAACTCTTCGTATCCGGCAAGCCTTCTTCGCCTTCCGAGCTCCATGGCCGCCATCACGGTAAGTGCTTTGGCCTCACCCATCCCCTTGAACTGCTTCAGTTCCTTCACGCCCATGGTACTCAGCCGGGATAGTTTGTGGTCTGCTGCTTCCATCAGCTTGCGTGCGAGGTCTACCGCCGAGCCATCCTTATATCCGGATCGAAGCAGGATGGCCAGCAGTTCACTGTCGGTAAGTGACGCCGCCCCCATGTCAAACATTTTTTCGCGGGGCCGGTCCTGTCTTGACCAATGCCTGATACTCCTATGTTCCCGCTGGATGTTCATCCGTGTAAAGATAACAGCTTTAGCTATACGTTGGGGCGGGTGTTGGTAACGTGTGACTGTGCAAAAGTTGTTAATAATTCCACGTCGTTTTTACCAACCCGGAACCAGAACCATGCGTAATAGTAGCCAAGTTTTTAAGCCATAGGTATGACGACGAATGAGTTCAGCATATTTTTTGAAAAGCCCTGTCGGTTCAAGTTGAAATCCGGGAAAGTGGTTTACGGTGTGATCTGGGAAGAAAGACTTCCATCGGGAGAAAGGCAACACTTCTTTTCAAGTCCCGGTGATTACCATAGTTACCTTGTGGCATATGCCATGCATGATATGGCCGCCTGCCAGAACCTCCGGCATCATGTCCGACTGTCAGAAGTGATTGGCGCGGAAGTGCTGGAAGAAGAAGTGGTGATCCTGTCCCGTCCTGCGTGATGGTAGATGATTTGGTGATGTGGCGATGTGGTGATTTGGTGATTTGGTGATTTGGTGATGTGGTGATTTGAAAACCTGCCAGCCGAAGCTTAGGACAGTGCAGGGCAGGCCGTGGTGATGATTCAATTATTGTCTGATGTCTATTGTCTGATGTCTACTATCTGGTGTCTATTATCTGATATCTATCGTCCGATTTCTATTGTCCGACACATTGATCACCTACAATACCTTTGGTTCGGCGAAGGTTCCGTTATACAAGGGCTCTGCTATCCTGTCACCCTCCGCTATATTCATCAAACGCCGCCATCAGCTTTCGATAGACTTGCCTAGGTTTTCTTCGGCCGTAGGTGAGGTTAGGCGAAGGTTGCACCTTCGTCTGTCTATCCTGTAGCTTAAAGCTACAACCTTCATCACATTAAAACTGCCATTCATTACCGCGTTGACCAGATAAGTTTATTCGGGTTGAAGGCATGATGTTATCGGAGTATAATGTACTAAACCTCGGGAATAATTCAACATACAGTTTTTCTCCAACCCCGAAGGGGTGAAAGAACTATAGAAAACAAATATCCCCGGATTTTTACAGAACCCCATCCCGCACCGGCTGTGGTTTGCTAAAGGTACAATGAGAATGATCTTCAGCCGGTGCGGGATGGGGTTCCCGGAATCATAATAAAATATCGGGCTATAATACTTTCACCCCTTCGGGGTTATACACCAGAAGGTTTAACGCAAGTCAGGATACCTACGTGCCCAAGTGTCAGGTAAATTATGTGGCTAACGCCTTATTAAGTCGGGAATAATGCTCAAGCTGAACACATCTAGTATAACAAGACGAAGTGCGCATGTGCCGGTATCGTTGTGATCCGGGAACCTTCGCTCAACACTGTAGTGTTACCATCTTGCCAGGCAATATGAACTACGTGAGATCACAGAGGATCTGTTTTTCACCCTCCGCTATATTCATCAAACGCTGCCATCAGCTTCCGTGTCACCGGCCCCGGTGTTCCACCCCCGATCACATGATCTCCCACTTTCACCACAGGCATGACCTTGGTATTGGTACCGGTTAAAAACGCTTCATCCGCTTGCGCAAGCTCTTCCAGGGTTATGCGATCTTCCACTACTTTCAATCCTAAAGATGAGGCCAGTTCTATAATGACCTTGCGGGTGATGCCTTTCAGAACGCCATCTCCTGCCGTATACAACACACCGTTGATCACCATGAAAAAATTACTGCGCGAGCCTTCCCTGATCTCTCCCTGCTGGTGGTAGAGTACTTCGTAGAGATTTTCCTTTTTACGCTCCGGCAACAACCGGATGCTGTGCAGATAATTAATGGTCTTGACTTCCGGTAACTCCCGGGTATAATCGGACAGCTGCAATGCCACCCCCTCTGCAAAACCGGTTGTATTGAATGCAGGCAACGGTTCCGAGATCATAAAGAGGTTGGGGTGTTCGGAAGTCATGCTATCGGTGGTGTATCCGCCGGTCAGAAGCATCCGGAAACCAATTTCTTTGAGCTGGGATGTTTCGAGCAAATCATCAACGGCCTTGGTCAATGCCTCCTTCGCGGCAGGAATTTCCAGGCCCATGAGTTTTGCAGAACGGTAAAATCTTTCCAGGTGATCCGGCAAACGAAAAGGTTTTCTTCCGTAGGTTCGGAAATAGTCGAATATGCCATAGCCCCGGAACATGGCCAGGTCGTTCAAAGGCACCCGGAAGTTATCCAACGGCGATATTCCTTCGGGTGTCCACACGTGACGTTCATTGCGGGCGTTCACGCTTGTCTCTGACTCTGCCATTTCCATAATACTTGATGGTTATATACTTTTTCTGTTCATCCTGCTGGATCCACCGTCCCTGCTCCCATCCGTCAACAAGCAAGCCGTATTCAGCGAGGACACCGTTGGGATGCCAGTAGGTCCAGCTGCCATGCAACACATCGTGCATATAGTGACCCCGGGACCGTAAGGTGCCGTCCGGATACCAGCTGTACCACGTCCCCATTCGCTCATTATTGACATACAACCCTTCCCTTTCCAATGCACCATCATCATCATAATAGCGCCACCAGCCCCTTACAATGTCATTCCTGTAGTAACCCGTCTCTGCGATATGGCCATTCCGGTGCCAGGATATCCATTCTCCCTCTTTCTTTCCGTCAATGAGGCGAACCCTGCTCTTGAGCTCACCCATCGTATAGTGTTTTTCAATGATCCGGTTATGACGGTAATGCGTAACGATGCGGTCAAAAGATTCACTGACCACGACCGCCAGCAATATGGAAAAGGCCAGCGATACCCAACGCCACCATTTCTTTTTCCTTCGGATAAACCAGAATAAACCCAGGCCATATAATCCGGCCAGAAAACCCACCAGGATTCCGAATGCCACACTTTCGTCCTTCACTCCTACAGTGGCAACGAAAGGCAGCATAAAAAAGCATATCCATAATGCCTCGTCTGCTTTACCTGGTCTCTTAAATATCATCTTCCTAGGCGGTCGGGCATTAGAAATTGGTCATTGGACATTGGAAATTAGACTATAGGACATTAGACACTGGGATAGTCATTGGACATTGGGGATTGAAGCGTTTGGATAACAAGGGCATTGAAAGATGGGTTCACACCTACATCATTGCCCTAATATCTCAATAATTTATCAATGCCATGAGCTGCGTTTCAAAACGGGCTTTAGGCAGAAAATTCCATTCGAGTTCAGATACAAAGGGAACAGGGGTGTCGAGGCTGGCAGAACGCACCACAGGAGCGTCAAGGTCCTCAAAGGCATGTTCATTGATCAATGCCGCAATCTCTCCTCCGAAACCACCGGTAAGGGAGTCTTCATGCAGAATGATGGCCTTGCCGGTTTTCCTGACGCTGGCAAGGATGGCATCGAGATCCAGTGGCACCAGGGTCCGCAAGTCTATCAGGTCAGCGGATATTTCGGGGTGCCGGTCAAGGGTCTCCAGGGCCCAGTGCACACCAAAGCCATAGGTCACAATCGTTACCTCATCTCCGGAACGGATGGTGGCAGCTTTCCCCAATTCATGTGTATAATATTCCCCATGTACCGGACCGGTGATGCTTCTGTACAGCGCCTTATGTTCAAAGAACATCACGGGATTCGGATCTTCAATGGATGCTGCAAGCAAGCCTTTGGCATCCGCCGGAAAAGCCGGGTACACCACTTTCAGTCCGGGTGTATGCGTAAACCATGCTTCGTTGGATTGGGAATGAAAAGGGCCTGCCGCCACACCTGCGCCCGTGGGCATCCGGATCACCACATCGGCATATTGTCCCCACCGGTAATGCAATTTGGCGAGATTGTTTATGATCTGATTGAAACCGCAGGTCACAAAATCCGCGAACTGCATTTCCATGATCGCTTTGAAACCATGAATGGAGAGCCCGAGTGCCGCCCCCACAATAGCACTTTCGCATAGCGGGGTATTGCGTACCCTGTCTTTCCCAAAGCGCTCGGTAAATCCTTCGGTGACTTTGAATACGCCACCGTAATCTGCAATATCCTGCCCCATGATCACCAGGTTGTGGTGTTTTTCCATGGCTTGCCGCAGGCCTTCGGAAAGGGCATCCACATAGCGTAGTTCCCGGACCTCTCCGGATGGAGCTATCGTAGGTATCTCCTGTTGATTGTAAACATCCCCCAATTCTTTATCCGTATCCGGTTGGATGGTATCGGCGGCAAAAGCGATATCCAGGGCATCAGAAATTTCTTTTTTGATCTCGGCCCGGATGCTGTCTACTTCGACCTCATCCAGTATCTCTTCTTTCAGTAAGTAGGCCTCATAGTTATTCACCGGATCCTTCTTGGCCCACGCTTCCATCAGTTCGGCGGGCACGTATTTGGTGCCGGAGGCTTCTTCATGGCCACGCATTCTGAAGGTCATGCATTCCACCATCACCGGTCTGGGTGACTTTCTCATGGATGCGGCCGTGCGACTGATGGTATGGTACACTTCAAGAATGTTATTCCCATCAATCCTAACCGACTCCATTCCATATCCTTTGGCCCGATCGGAAATGTAGGTACAGCGGAATTGTTCGTTGGACGGGGTGGAAAGCCCGTAGCCGTTGTTCTCTATCACGAAGATCACAGGAAGATCCCACACCGCGGCCACATTCATGGCTTCGTGGAAGTCTCCCTGACTGGTAGCCCCGTCTCCGGTAAATACCAGGCTCACCTTCTTTTCTTTCTTCAGCTTATGTGCCAGGGCGATGCCGTCTGCGATGCCCATTTGGGGCCCGAGGTGACTGATCATGCCAACGATGTGATGCTCCGTTGTACCGAAGTGAAAGGACCGGTCCCTGCCATGGGTGAAGCCGGAATCCTTGCCCTGGAACTGGGCGAACAATCGTTGCATGGGAATATCCCTGGAAGTAAAGACACCCAGGTTGCGGTGCATGGGTAAAATAAATTCATCGGACTCCAGTGCAAGTGCCGCACCAACGGATACCGCCTCCTGGCCTATGCCGGAGAACCATTTGGAGATGCGACCCTGCCGGAGCAGCACCAGCATCTTCTCTTCAATTAATCTGGGTTTTAGCAGTGCACGATAAAGCTCCTTTAGGCGGTCATTGTTGTATGACCGCTTTTTGAACTCCATGACCGGAGCTGATGTGGTACCGGATGGCATTTCCGCCTACTCGGTTTTCATGGAATCCGTAACCATAGAATCCTGCTGCATCTCCAGATTGGCGAGGGAATCAAGCCTGGCCTGTTCCGCAGCCATTTCTTCTTCCATGAGGTTCCGTTCGGCTTCGTAGATGGAATCATTGCGCTCCTTCTCCGTACGAAGTTCTTCTTCACTTTTTCCACCACCGCCACAAGCAGCCATAGCACATACGATGCCTATCCAGAGGTATGGTCTTAATTTTGTCATGATTAAAGGGTTTTGTGTTTCACAAAGTTACATGCAAAACCGGAGTTTCAAAACAGCAAAAAAAAACCCCGGTGATGTACCGGGGTTTTTCCTTATTCAAATTGTATGCTTACTGCTGCACCTTCACGGTAAAGGTAGCTGATCCGGTTGCAGTTGTGCTGCTTACGGCAGTAACCTTGATCAGACCGTATTTACCGGCTGCGGTTTTGAAACCGATGATGCTGTTAACTGCCAGACTGCTGACCTTGGTGCTGGTAGGCGTACCTACGTTGCTCAGGATCGCAGTGTCGTCTGTGATTGCATCGAACTGGGTAGCGGTCATGGATGAAGACAGGTTTACGAAACGGG
It contains:
- the wecB gene encoding UDP-N-acetylglucosamine 2-epimerase (non-hydrolyzing), whose translation is MIKLLTIVGARPQIIKASAMNRAIRSTFPDSMTEVILHTGQHYDKEMSEVFFTELDIPAPDYQLHVGSLSHGKQTARMIEGIEEVILTEKPDVVLVYGDTNSTLAGALAASKLHVPLAHIEAGLRSFNKSMPEEVNRVLADHVSSFLFCPTHTAIENLKKEGFDTEASPPFNLDHPGIFHCGDVMYDNSLHFADVSATRSTILQDCHLTPDRFVLATVHRDNNTDEPSRLNAIMEALLTVACEEGTVVVLPAHPRTRKAMERNLAPALESAIRETEDFKIIPPVSFLDMIALEKNAELILTDSGGLQKEAFFFKKPCVVLRDQTEWVELVENGTSALAGGSQSTRILDAVTGLRGLSDYPAPPIFGDGKAADFICKQLLEHLKF
- a CDS encoding polysaccharide deacetylase family protein: MILLFASRPTSRIRYAVSFLLQDILGTPFEITDDLEQFNAFTGPRINYSQQNIPNALHIFPADILQERGVSPQEVRVIKWEGTKALFPSPPHAGFPFDPFAAAFYMITRYEEYLPFISDQHQRFEAHASLAMQENFLADPVVDRWAIALGHALQKQFPTFSPAPRKYRYLSTVDIDNAYAYKEKGLIRTAGGYLKSFAAFDLNEVILRTRVLLRQERDPYDTYEQLLDIQKRYDLRPIYFFLVADYGHNDKNLSVHNRRFQALIKRLADYADTGVHPSYGSNQRPEQLLVESQRLSAILNRETERSRQHFLKMAMPETYRRLLLADIHEDHTMGFAEQIGFRAGTCTPFHFYDLEREEWTDLKVVPFQVMDATLKYYMKLKPEEVIGRVKPLIDQVRSVNGLFVSLWHNESLSENEIWKGWNPVYEELVREAQAS
- a CDS encoding aminotransferase class IV codes for the protein MAESETSVNARNERHVWTPEGISPLDNFRVPLNDLAMFRGYGIFDYFRTYGRKPFRLPDHLERFYRSAKLMGLEIPAAKEALTKAVDDLLETSQLKEIGFRMLLTGGYTTDSMTSEHPNLFMISEPLPAFNTTGFAEGVALQLSDYTRELPEVKTINYLHSIRLLPERKKENLYEVLYHQQGEIREGSRSNFFMVINGVLYTAGDGVLKGITRKVIIELASSLGLKVVEDRITLEELAQADEAFLTGTNTKVMPVVKVGDHVIGGGTPGPVTRKLMAAFDEYSGG
- the radC gene encoding DNA repair protein RadC — translated: MNIQREHRSIRHWSRQDRPREKMFDMGAASLTDSELLAILLRSGYKDGSAVDLARKLMEAADHKLSRLSTMGVKELKQFKGMGEAKALTVMAAMELGRRRRLAGYEEFPAISGSSDAFDLIAPVLEDLSHEEFWVLFLNRANRMIAKASVSRGGVSGTVADPKIIFKLALEHLACGVILCHNHPSGNVKPSNADKILTEKLKAAGHFLEIQVLDHLIIGGHAYFSFADEGLL
- a CDS encoding dehydrogenase E1 component subunit alpha/beta; this translates as MEFKKRSYNNDRLKELYRALLKPRLIEEKMLVLLRQGRISKWFSGIGQEAVSVGAALALESDEFILPMHRNLGVFTSRDIPMQRLFAQFQGKDSGFTHGRDRSFHFGTTEHHIVGMISHLGPQMGIADGIALAHKLKKEKKVSLVFTGDGATSQGDFHEAMNVAAVWDLPVIFVIENNGYGLSTPSNEQFRCTYISDRAKGYGMESVRIDGNNILEVYHTISRTAASMRKSPRPVMVECMTFRMRGHEEASGTKYVPAELMEAWAKKDPVNNYEAYLLKEEILDEVEVDSIRAEIKKEISDALDIAFAADTIQPDTDKELGDVYNQQEIPTIAPSGEVRELRYVDALSEGLRQAMEKHHNLVIMGQDIADYGGVFKVTEGFTERFGKDRVRNTPLCESAIVGAALGLSIHGFKAIMEMQFADFVTCGFNQIINNLAKLHYRWGQYADVVIRMPTGAGVAAGPFHSQSNEAWFTHTPGLKVVYPAFPADAKGLLAASIEDPNPVMFFEHKALYRSITGPVHGEYYTHELGKAATIRSGDEVTIVTYGFGVHWALETLDRHPEISADLIDLRTLVPLDLDAILASVRKTGKAIILHEDSLTGGFGGEIAALINEHAFEDLDAPVVRSASLDTPVPFVSELEWNFLPKARFETQLMALINY